From one Rattus norvegicus strain BN/NHsdMcwi chromosome 7, GRCr8, whole genome shotgun sequence genomic stretch:
- the Pfkm gene encoding ATP-dependent 6-phosphofructokinase, muscle type isoform X1: MRKDEFHLRFFMCVFESRHVVRTTQSTAGEASSSNMIIQMPQSKADFLEKLESVDDPNTVGHVPILETEWIMTHEEHHEAKTLGIGKAIAVLTSGGDAQGMNAAVRAVVRVGIFTGARVFFVHEGYQGLVDGGEHIREATWESVSMMLQLGGTVIGSARCKDFREREGRLRAAHNLVKRGITNLCVIGGDGSLTGADTFRSEWSDLLNDLQKDGKITAEEATKSSYLNIVGLVGSIDNDFCGTDMTIGTDSALHRIVEIVDAITTTAQSHQRTFVLEVMGRHCGYLALVTSLSCGADWVFIPECPPDDDWEEHLCRRLSETRTRGSRLNIIIVAEGAIDKNGKPITSEDIKNLVVKRLGYDTRVTVLGHVQRGGTPSAFDRILGSRMGVEAVMALLEGTPDTPACVVSLSGNQAVRLPLMECVQVTKDVTKAMDEKRFDEAIKLRGRSFMNNWEVYKLLAHVRPPVSKGGLHTVAVMNVGAPAAGMNAAVRSTVRIGLIQGNRVLVVHDGFEGLAKGQIEEAGWSYVGGWTGQGGSKLGTKRTLPKKNLEQISANITKYNIQGLVIIGGFEAYTGGLELMEGRKQFDELCIPFVVIPATVSNNVPGSDFSIGADTALNTICTTCDRIKQSAAGTKRRVFIIETMGGYCGYLATMAGLAAGADAAYIFEEPFTIRDLQVNVEHLVQKMKTTVKRGLVLRNEKCNENYTTDFIFNLYSEEGKGIFDSRKNVLGHMQQGGSPTPFDRNFATKMGAKAMNWMSGKIKESYRNGRIFANTPDSGCVLGMRKRALVFQPVTELKDQTDFEHRIPKEQWWLKLRPILKILAKYEIDLDTSDHAHLEHISRKRSGEAAV; the protein is encoded by the exons AGTGGATCATGACCCATGAAGAGCATCATGAAGCCAAAACCCTGGGGATCGGCAAGGCCATCGCCGTGTTGACCTCTGGTGGAGATGCCCAAG GTATGAATGCTGCGGTCAGGGCTGTGGTACGAGTTGGCATCTTCACGGGCGCCCGCGTCTTCTTTGTCCATGAG GGTTACCAAGGCCTGGTGGATGGTGGAGAGCACATCAGGGAGGCCACCTGGGAGAGCGTGTCCATGATGCTCCAGCTG GGAGGCACGGTGATTGGAAGTGCCCGATGCAAGGACTTCCGGGAGCGAGAAGGACGACTCCGAGCTGCCCACAACCTGGTGAAGCGGGGGATCACCAATCTGTGTGTCATCGGAGGCGATGGCAGCCTCACTGGGGCTGACACTTTTCGTTCAGAGTGGAGTGACTTATTGAATGACCTCCAGAAAGATG GGAAGATCACAGCCGAGGAGGCTACAAAGTCCAGCTACCTGAACATCGTGGGCCTGGTTGGCTCAATCGACAATGACTTCTGTGGCACTGATATGACCATTGGTACTGACTCTGCCCTGCACCGCATTGTAGAGATCGTGGACGCCATCACCACCACCGCTCAGAG CCACCAGAGGACATTTGTGTTAGAAGTGATGGGCCGCCACTGTGG ATACCTGGCCCTTGTCACCTCTCTGTCGTGTGGGGCCGACTGGGTTTTCATTCCCGAGTGTCCGCCAGATGACGACTGGGAAGAACACCTTTGTCGCCGTCTCAGTGAG ACAAGAACCCGTGGTTCTCGTCTCAACATCATCATTGTTGCTGAGGGTGCAATCGACAAAAACGGGAAGCCAATCACCTCAGAAGACATCAAGAAC cTGGTGGTAAAGCGTCTTGGATATGATACCAGGGTCACTGTTCTGGGACATGTACAGAGGGGTGGGACACCATCAGCCTTTGACCGGATCCTG GGCAGCAGGATGGGTGTGGAAGCAGTGATGGCACTTTTGGAGGGGACCCCAGACACCCCAGCCTGTGTGGTGAGCCTCTCTGGTAATCAGGCTGTGCGCCTGCCCCTCATGGAGTGTGTCCAGGTG ACCAAAGACGTGACCAAGGCTATGGATGAGAAGAGATTTGATGAAGCCATTAAGCTGAGAGGCCG GAGCTTCATGAACAACTGGGAGGTATACAAGCTTCTAGCTCATGTCAGACCCCCAGTCTCTAAG GGCGGGTTGCACACGGTGGCTGTGATGAACGTGGGGGCCCCAGCTGCTGGAATGAATGCTGCAGTTCGCTCTACTGTGAGGATTGGCCTTATCCAAGGCAACCGAGTGCTGGTCGTGCATGATGGCTTTGAGGGTCTGGCCAAAGGTCAG ATTGAGGAAGCTGGCTGGAGCTATGTTGGAGGCTGGACTGGTCAAGGTGGTTCCAAACTTGGTACTAAAAG GACTCTACCCAAGAAGAACCTGGAACAGATCAGTGCCAACATAACCAAGTATAACATCCAGGGCCTGGTTATCATTGGGGGCTTTGAG GCTTACACAGGGGGCTTGGAGCTGATGGAGGGCAGGAAGCAGTTTGATGAGCTCTGCATCCCATTTGTGGTCATTCCCGCCACGGTTTCCAATAATGTCCCAGGGTCAGACTTCAGCATCGGGGCTGACACAGCACTGAACACCATCTGCACG ACCTGTGACCGAATCAAGCAGTCTGCAGCAGGCACCAAGCGGCGAGTGTTTATCATCGAGACGATGGGTGGTTACTGTGGCTATCTGGCCACCATGGCAGGACTGGCGGCTGGGGCTGATGCTGCCTACATTTTTGAGGAGCCCTTCACCATCCGAGATCTCCAG GTTAATGTTGAACATCTGGTGCAGAAGATGAAAACAACTGTGAAGAGAGGCCTGGTGCTGAG GAATGAGAAGTGCAACGAGAACTACACTACTGATTTCATTTTCAACCTGTACTCTGAGGAGGGGAAGGGCATCTTCGACAGCAGGAAGAACGTGCTTGGCCACATGCAGCAG GGTGGAAGCCCAACTCCCTTTGACAGGAATTTTGCCACCAAGATGGGTGCTAAGGCTATGAATTGGATGTCTGGGAAAATCAAAGAGAGTTACCGTAATG GACGGATCTTTGCCAACACTCCCGACTCAGGTTGTGTTCTGGGGATGCGTAAGAGGGCCCTGGTCTTTCAGCCAGTGACTGAGCTGAAGGACCAGACAGATTTTGA GCACCGAATCCCCAAAGAACAGTGGTGGCTGAAGCTGAGGCCAATCCTCAAAATCCTGGCCAAGTACGAGATTGATCTGGACACCTCTGACCACGCCCACCTGGAGCACATTTCCAGGAAGCGGTCTGGAGAAGCTGCTGTCTAG
- the Pfkm gene encoding ATP-dependent 6-phosphofructokinase, muscle type — MTHEEHHEAKTLGIGKAIAVLTSGGDAQGMNAAVRAVVRVGIFTGARVFFVHEGYQGLVDGGEHIREATWESVSMMLQLGGTVIGSARCKDFREREGRLRAAHNLVKRGITNLCVIGGDGSLTGADTFRSEWSDLLNDLQKDGKITAEEATKSSYLNIVGLVGSIDNDFCGTDMTIGTDSALHRIVEIVDAITTTAQSHQRTFVLEVMGRHCGYLALVTSLSCGADWVFIPECPPDDDWEEHLCRRLSETRTRGSRLNIIIVAEGAIDKNGKPITSEDIKNLVVKRLGYDTRVTVLGHVQRGGTPSAFDRILGSRMGVEAVMALLEGTPDTPACVVSLSGNQAVRLPLMECVQVTKDVTKAMDEKRFDEAIKLRGRSFMNNWEVYKLLAHVRPPVSKGGLHTVAVMNVGAPAAGMNAAVRSTVRIGLIQGNRVLVVHDGFEGLAKGQIEEAGWSYVGGWTGQGGSKLGTKRTLPKKNLEQISANITKYNIQGLVIIGGFEAYTGGLELMEGRKQFDELCIPFVVIPATVSNNVPGSDFSIGADTALNTICTTCDRIKQSAAGTKRRVFIIETMGGYCGYLATMAGLAAGADAAYIFEEPFTIRDLQVNVEHLVQKMKTTVKRGLVLRNEKCNENYTTDFIFNLYSEEGKGIFDSRKNVLGHMQQGGSPTPFDRNFATKMGAKAMNWMSGKIKESYRNGRIFANTPDSGCVLGMRKRALVFQPVTELKDQTDFEHRIPKEQWWLKLRPILKILAKYEIDLDTSDHAHLEHISRKRSGEAAV, encoded by the exons ATGACCCATGAAGAGCATCATGAAGCCAAAACCCTGGGGATCGGCAAGGCCATCGCCGTGTTGACCTCTGGTGGAGATGCCCAAG GTATGAATGCTGCGGTCAGGGCTGTGGTACGAGTTGGCATCTTCACGGGCGCCCGCGTCTTCTTTGTCCATGAG GGTTACCAAGGCCTGGTGGATGGTGGAGAGCACATCAGGGAGGCCACCTGGGAGAGCGTGTCCATGATGCTCCAGCTG GGAGGCACGGTGATTGGAAGTGCCCGATGCAAGGACTTCCGGGAGCGAGAAGGACGACTCCGAGCTGCCCACAACCTGGTGAAGCGGGGGATCACCAATCTGTGTGTCATCGGAGGCGATGGCAGCCTCACTGGGGCTGACACTTTTCGTTCAGAGTGGAGTGACTTATTGAATGACCTCCAGAAAGATG GGAAGATCACAGCCGAGGAGGCTACAAAGTCCAGCTACCTGAACATCGTGGGCCTGGTTGGCTCAATCGACAATGACTTCTGTGGCACTGATATGACCATTGGTACTGACTCTGCCCTGCACCGCATTGTAGAGATCGTGGACGCCATCACCACCACCGCTCAGAG CCACCAGAGGACATTTGTGTTAGAAGTGATGGGCCGCCACTGTGG ATACCTGGCCCTTGTCACCTCTCTGTCGTGTGGGGCCGACTGGGTTTTCATTCCCGAGTGTCCGCCAGATGACGACTGGGAAGAACACCTTTGTCGCCGTCTCAGTGAG ACAAGAACCCGTGGTTCTCGTCTCAACATCATCATTGTTGCTGAGGGTGCAATCGACAAAAACGGGAAGCCAATCACCTCAGAAGACATCAAGAAC cTGGTGGTAAAGCGTCTTGGATATGATACCAGGGTCACTGTTCTGGGACATGTACAGAGGGGTGGGACACCATCAGCCTTTGACCGGATCCTG GGCAGCAGGATGGGTGTGGAAGCAGTGATGGCACTTTTGGAGGGGACCCCAGACACCCCAGCCTGTGTGGTGAGCCTCTCTGGTAATCAGGCTGTGCGCCTGCCCCTCATGGAGTGTGTCCAGGTG ACCAAAGACGTGACCAAGGCTATGGATGAGAAGAGATTTGATGAAGCCATTAAGCTGAGAGGCCG GAGCTTCATGAACAACTGGGAGGTATACAAGCTTCTAGCTCATGTCAGACCCCCAGTCTCTAAG GGCGGGTTGCACACGGTGGCTGTGATGAACGTGGGGGCCCCAGCTGCTGGAATGAATGCTGCAGTTCGCTCTACTGTGAGGATTGGCCTTATCCAAGGCAACCGAGTGCTGGTCGTGCATGATGGCTTTGAGGGTCTGGCCAAAGGTCAG ATTGAGGAAGCTGGCTGGAGCTATGTTGGAGGCTGGACTGGTCAAGGTGGTTCCAAACTTGGTACTAAAAG GACTCTACCCAAGAAGAACCTGGAACAGATCAGTGCCAACATAACCAAGTATAACATCCAGGGCCTGGTTATCATTGGGGGCTTTGAG GCTTACACAGGGGGCTTGGAGCTGATGGAGGGCAGGAAGCAGTTTGATGAGCTCTGCATCCCATTTGTGGTCATTCCCGCCACGGTTTCCAATAATGTCCCAGGGTCAGACTTCAGCATCGGGGCTGACACAGCACTGAACACCATCTGCACG ACCTGTGACCGAATCAAGCAGTCTGCAGCAGGCACCAAGCGGCGAGTGTTTATCATCGAGACGATGGGTGGTTACTGTGGCTATCTGGCCACCATGGCAGGACTGGCGGCTGGGGCTGATGCTGCCTACATTTTTGAGGAGCCCTTCACCATCCGAGATCTCCAG GTTAATGTTGAACATCTGGTGCAGAAGATGAAAACAACTGTGAAGAGAGGCCTGGTGCTGAG GAATGAGAAGTGCAACGAGAACTACACTACTGATTTCATTTTCAACCTGTACTCTGAGGAGGGGAAGGGCATCTTCGACAGCAGGAAGAACGTGCTTGGCCACATGCAGCAG GGTGGAAGCCCAACTCCCTTTGACAGGAATTTTGCCACCAAGATGGGTGCTAAGGCTATGAATTGGATGTCTGGGAAAATCAAAGAGAGTTACCGTAATG GACGGATCTTTGCCAACACTCCCGACTCAGGTTGTGTTCTGGGGATGCGTAAGAGGGCCCTGGTCTTTCAGCCAGTGACTGAGCTGAAGGACCAGACAGATTTTGA GCACCGAATCCCCAAAGAACAGTGGTGGCTGAAGCTGAGGCCAATCCTCAAAATCCTGGCCAAGTACGAGATTGATCTGGACACCTCTGACCACGCCCACCTGGAGCACATTTCCAGGAAGCGGTCTGGAGAAGCTGCTGTCTAG
- the Asb8 gene encoding ankyrin repeat and SOCS box protein 8 isoform X2 — MSSSMWYIMQSIQSKYSLSERLIRTIAAIRSFPHDNVEDLIRGGADVNCTHGTLKPLHCACMVSDADCVELLLEKGAEVNALDGYNRTALHYAAEKDEACVEVLLEYGANPNALDGNRDTPLHWAAFKNNAECVRALLESGASVNALDYNNDTPLSWAAMKGNLESVSILLDYGAEVRVINLKGQTPISRLVALLVRGLGTEKEDSCFELLHRAVGQFELRKNGIMPREVTKDQQLCEKLTVLCSAPGTLKTLARYAVRRSLGLQYLPDAVKGLPLPASLKEYLLLLE, encoded by the exons ATGAGCTCCAGTATGTGGTACATTATGCAGAGCATTCAGAGCAAATACTCGCTCTCCGAACGCCTGATTCGAACAATCGCTGCCATCCGCTCCTTCCCACATGACAACGTAGAGGACCTCATCAGAGGG GGAGCAGACGTGAACTGCACGCATGGCACCCTGAAGCCCCTGCACTGCGCCTGCATGGTGTCCGACGCCGACTGCGTGGAGTTGCTCCTGGAGAAGGGAGCAGAG GTCAACGCCCTGGATGGCTACAACCGAACAGCCCTCCACTATGCAGCAGAGAAAGATGAGGCTTGCGTGGAGGTCCTGTTGGAATATGGGGCAAATCCCAATGCACTGGATGGCAACAGAGATACCCCGCTTCACTGGGCAGCCTTTAAGAACAATGCCGAGTGTGTGCGGGCCCTGCTGGAGAGCGGGGCCTCTGTCAATGCCCTGGATTACAACAATGATACTCCACTCAGCTGGGCTGCCATGAAGGGAAATCTTGAGAGTGTCAGCATCCTTCTTGACTATGGCGCTGAGGTCAGAGTCATCAACCTAAAAGGCCAGACACCCATCTCCCGCCTGGTGGCTCTGCTGGTGAGAGGACtgggaacagagaaagaagactCCTGCTTTGAGCTCCTCCATAGAGCTGTTGGACAGTTTGAATTAAGAAAAAATGGCATCATGCCACGAGAAGTGACCAAAGACCAGCAGCTGTGTGAAAAACTGACTGTGTTGTGCTCGGCACCAGGAACTCTTAAAACCCTCGCCCGCTACGCTGTGCGCCGCAGCCTGGGTCTCCAGTATCTGCCCGATGCAGTGAAGGGTCTCCCACTGCCAGCGTCTTTGAAGGAATACCTGTTACTCTTAGAGTAG
- the Asb8 gene encoding ankyrin repeat and SOCS box protein 8 isoform X3, with the protein MVSDADCVELLLEKGAEVNALDGYNRTALHYAAEKDEACVEVLLEYGANPNALDGNRDTPLHWAAFKNNAECVRALLESGASVNALDYNNDTPLSWAAMKGNLESVSILLDYGAEVRVINLKGQTPISRLVALLVRGLGTEKEDSCFELLHRAVGQFELRKNGIMPREVTKDQQLCEKLTVLCSAPGTLKTLARYAVRRSLGLQYLPDAVKGLPLPASLKEYLLLLE; encoded by the exons ATGGTGTCCGACGCCGACTGCGTGGAGTTGCTCCTGGAGAAGGGAGCAGAG GTCAACGCCCTGGATGGCTACAACCGAACAGCCCTCCACTATGCAGCAGAGAAAGATGAGGCTTGCGTGGAGGTCCTGTTGGAATATGGGGCAAATCCCAATGCACTGGATGGCAACAGAGATACCCCGCTTCACTGGGCAGCCTTTAAGAACAATGCCGAGTGTGTGCGGGCCCTGCTGGAGAGCGGGGCCTCTGTCAATGCCCTGGATTACAACAATGATACTCCACTCAGCTGGGCTGCCATGAAGGGAAATCTTGAGAGTGTCAGCATCCTTCTTGACTATGGCGCTGAGGTCAGAGTCATCAACCTAAAAGGCCAGACACCCATCTCCCGCCTGGTGGCTCTGCTGGTGAGAGGACtgggaacagagaaagaagactCCTGCTTTGAGCTCCTCCATAGAGCTGTTGGACAGTTTGAATTAAGAAAAAATGGCATCATGCCACGAGAAGTGACCAAAGACCAGCAGCTGTGTGAAAAACTGACTGTGTTGTGCTCGGCACCAGGAACTCTTAAAACCCTCGCCCGCTACGCTGTGCGCCGCAGCCTGGGTCTCCAGTATCTGCCCGATGCAGTGAAGGGTCTCCCACTGCCAGCGTCTTTGAAGGAATACCTGTTACTCTTAGAGTAG